A window of the Gossypium arboreum isolate Shixiya-1 chromosome 2, ASM2569848v2, whole genome shotgun sequence genome harbors these coding sequences:
- the LOC128285355 gene encoding uncharacterized protein LOC128285355, producing the protein MSSSGFSPVPPLVFNGGGYHIWVVKMKTYLQAFGLWEVVNSDVEPAPLRANPTVAQIRIMACETPKQAWDKLKEEFRGTKRTRQQQLLNLRKNFENLKMKEEETVKQDSDRIMVVVNSIRMLGEQFSEARIVEKVLSTLPERYKAKISSLEDSRDLASISLTELINALYAQEQRRASRMEEHQEGAFQANAKAASSTTSYKGKKT; encoded by the exons ATGTCTTCATCAGGATTCTCACCAGTGCCACCACTAGTGTTCAACGGAGGAGGCTACCACATATGGGTAGTAAAAATGAAGACCTACCTGCAAGCATTTGGTTTGTGGGAGGTTGTCAATTCAGATGTTGAGCCAGCTCCACTCAGAGCCAATCCCACAGTGGCTCAAATCAG AATCATGGCTTGTGAGACTCCAAAGCAAGCTTGGGACAAGCTCAAGGAGGAGTTCCGAGGTACAAAAAGGACAAGGCAGCAGCAATTGTTGAATCTgagaaaaaattttgaaaatttgaagatgaaggagGAAGAAACAGTGAAGCAGGACTCAGATAGAATCATGGTTGTGGTAAACAGCATAAGAATGCTTGGAGAACAGTTTAGTGAGGCAAGGATAGTGGAGAAGGTGCTCTCAACATTGCCTGAAAGATATAAGGCAAAAATCTCATCCCTTGAGGATTCAAGAGACCTAGCAAGCATTTCCTTAACTGAGCTTATCAATGCTCTTTATGCTCAAGAGCAAAGGAGAGCTAGCAGGATGGAGGAGCACCAAGAAGGTGCTTTCCAAGCCAATGCCAAAGCTGCATCGAGCACCACTAGCTACAAAggcaaaaagacttga
- the LOC108466481 gene encoding organelle RRM domain-containing protein 2, mitochondrial-like gives MALRSGNLRRFLSTTSSLFDRPLSAAKAARVTEQIPPSTTLFVSGLSGRTTNQKLREAFANFGDVIQAKVVTDRSSLSNHSKGYGFVRYSNLEDAKKGMEGMDGQFLDGRVIFTEYAKPKDTL, from the exons atggctttgagaagtggaAATTTGCGTCGATTTTTGTCAACAACTTCTTCATTATTTGATCGGCCCTTATCTGCCGCTAAAGCAGCTCGGGTTACTGAACAAATTCCACCTTCAACGACCCTTTTTGTCTCTG GTCTTAGCGGAAGAACTACAAACCAGAAACTTCGTGAAGCTTTTGCTAATTTTGGTGATGTTATTCAAG CTAAAGTGGTTACGGATCGCTCTTCTCTTTCAAATCACTCCAAAGGCTATGGATTTGTGAGGTATTCTAATTTAGAAGATGCAAAAAAGGGAATGGAAGGAATGGATGGGCAG TTTCTCGATGGAAGGGTGATATTCACAGAATATGCAAAACCTAAAGATACCCTTTGA
- the LOC108466314 gene encoding beta-glucosidase 44: MKALVILLSSIFVSTSLHANAIAQQQHFDTGGLSRDSFPQGFLFGTAASAYQVEGMASEDGRGPSIWDAFVKSPGHIANNDTGEVSIDQYHHYKEDVDLMQMLNFDAYRFSISWSRIFPNGTGEVNWKGVAYYNRLIDYLLEKGITPHANLYHYDLPLALQEKYLGLLDRQVIQDFADYAEFCFKTFGDRVKTWMTFNEPRVVAALGFDNGINPPNRCSKQFGNCTDGNSATEPYIAAHHLILSHAEAVKRYREKYQAKQNGRIGIFLDFVWYEPLTRSKADYYAAQRARDFHIGWFLHPLVYGKYPRTMQKIVRERLPKFTKSEVEKVKNSFDILCLNHYTSYYIYDPRRPPSNVTGYQQDWNAGFAYERNGVPIGRRAHSEWLYEVPEGMYKVVTYVKERYGNPNIILSENGMDDPGNLTFPESLYDSNRVNFYRSYLKELKRAMDDGANVSGYFAWSILDNFEWLLGYTSRFGLVYVDHNDLKRYPKLSAYWFKQMLERKDS, translated from the exons ATGAAGGCTTTAGTAATTTTACTATCTTCCATTTTTGTTAGCACATCTTTACATGCAAATGCCATTGCACAACAACAACATTTTGATACCGGAGGTTTGAGCAGAGATAGCTTTCCACAGGGATTTTTATTTGGAACAGCAGCATCAGCGTATCAAGTGGAAGGAATGGCTAGTGAAGATGGTAGAGGGCCTAGTATATGGGATGCGTTTGTTAAAAGTCCAG GTCATATTGCAAATAACGATACTGGTGAAGTTTCTATTGATCAATATCATCACTATAAG GAAGATGTTGACTTGATGCAAATGTTGAATTTTGACGCCTATCGATTTTCGATCTCATGGTCGAGAATTTTTCCAA ATGGGACAGGAGAGGTAAACTGGAAAGGAGTTGCCTACTATAATAGATTAATTGACTATTTGCTTGAAAAAG GAATCACTCCGCATGCAAATTTGTATCACTACGATTTGCCACTAGCACTTCAAGAAAAATATCTAGGTTTGCTAGATAGACAAGTTAT CCAAGATTTTGCTGATTATGCGGAGTTTTGTTTCAAGACATTTGGTGATAGAGTTAAGACTTGGATGACATTCAATGAACCAAGGGTGGTTGCTGCTCTTGGTTTCGATAATGGCATCAATCCTCCTAATAGATGTTCAAAGCAATTTGGAAATTGCACTGATGGAAACTCTGCCACCGAGCCTTATATTGCAGCACATCATTTGATTTTAAGTCACGCTGAAGCTGTTAAAAGATATCGTGAAAAATATCAA GCTAAACAGAATGGAAGAATTGGTATTTTCTTGGATTTTGTTTGGTATGAACCTTTAACAAGATCTAAAGCTGACTACTACGCTGCACAAAGAGCAAGAGACTTTCATATTGGATG GTTTTTGCACCCTCTAGTTTATGGAAAATATCCAAGAACAATGCAAAAAATTGTGAGAGAAAGGCTTCCGAAATTCACCAAAAGTGAAGTGGAGAAAGTGAAAAATTCTTTCGATATCCTTTGTCTAAACCATTATACTTCTTACTATATATATGACCCACGTCGACCTCCATCCAATGTGACTGGTTATCAACAAGATTGGAATGCTGGTTTTGCTT ATGAACGCAATGGAGTGCCAATTGGTCGTCGG GCTCACTCGGAATGGTTATACGAAGTTCCAGAGGGTATGTATAAAGTTGTAACATATGTCAAAGAACGTTATGGTAATCCTAATATAATTCTTTCCGAAAATG GAATGGATGATCCTGGCAATCTCACATTTCCAGAATCGTTATATGATAGCAATAGAGTGAACTTTTATAGAAGTTATTTGAAGGAATTGAAAAGAGCTATGGATGATGGAGCCAATGTTAGTGGCTACTTTGCTTGGTCAATTCTTGACAATTTTGAATGGTTATTGGGTTATACTTCAAGATTTGGTTTGGTTTACGTTGACCATAATGATCTCAAGAGATATCCTAAGTTATCAGCATATTGGTTCAAGCAAATGCTTGAAAGAAAAGATTCTTAG
- the LOC108461738 gene encoding histone H4, with translation MSGRGKGGKGLGKGGAKRHRKVLRDNIQGITKPAIRRLARRGGVKRISGLIYEETRGVLKIFLENVIRDAVTYTEHARRKTVTAMDVVYALKRQGRTLYGFGG, from the coding sequence ATGTCAGGCCGTGGAAAAGGAGGCAAGGGATTAGGAAAAGGAGGAGCTAAGAGGCATCGGAAAGTTCTCCGAGATAACATTCAAGGCATCACTAAGCCGGCGATTCGTAGGTTAGCTCGTAGAGGCGGTGTGAAGAGGATCAGTGGCCTGATCTACGAGGAAACTCGTGGAGTTCTCAAGATCTTTCTGGAAAACGTTATACGCGATGCTGTTACCTATACGGAACACGCTAGGCGTAAAACTGTTACCGCTATGGATGTTGTTTATGCTCTCAAGAGACAAGGAAGGACTCTTTATGGTTTCGGTGGTTGA